The genomic region ACTATAGTCGATGGGGGGGGCGTTATTGGTGGTAACAAAACGTTAGTTTCTAAGAGGAAGGCTGCCTGTTGGTAGCCTTTCTTTTTTTATATTCTTTGCATTTTTTGTGAGGGTTTCGGATCTGTAGTTTTATGTTACACTAGGTAGCATTGAATATTTTATTAAAAAACAGCATAAAAAGAGGTGTTTTTATGATGCCCATTACTTTAAGCTTTAAAAAATTAACAGATAATAATGCGTCATGTTATGCGCTTATTATTGAACAAGGAAGTCTAGAACAAACACTTAAAAAGCATTTTAAAGCCGGTGATAGAGCACTTGTTAAAGCGCTGGCAGAAGAGAGAGATTTTGTTGGAAATAATGGGCAATTACTTTTGGTACCGGTTATGCATAATGGCAAACCAATAACCATTTTATTGTCTGGTATTGGGAAAAAAGAGGGTAAAGAGGCACTTAATTTTGAACGGTATCGCCGTGTGCTAGGCACGATAGTGCGCGTTGCAGAAAAAAATAAAATAGGTACTGTTGCTATTCAACTGCCTGTGGCAAAATTATTTGATATGACGGACGAGGATGTTACGCAACAAACGGCAACGATTGTTGAAATGGCGGGTTATCATTTTGATGAATTTTTCACAGACGATGACAGAAAAATAATGACCCCAAAAGAAGTTATTTTGGTCAGTGATGCGCGTAATCAAAAAGAAATTCGTACAGCGTTAGATATAGGCAAGGTTATTGCGGAATCAGTTAATAAAGCGCGCTACTGGATTGATTTGCCACCAGCAAAACTTACTCCTGTTGATTTGGCTAAACATGCCCAAAAAATTGCAAAAGAAACGGGATTGAAAATAACGGTATTTGATGAGAGGGAGGTTACACAGATGGGAATGGGCGGCCTGGCTGGTGTTTCAAAAGGCTCTGAGCGTGATTGTCAGTTGGTTATTTTGGAATATAAAACAACCAAAAAAAATGCAAAAACTATTGGTTTTGTTGGTAAGGGTATTACGTTTGATTCCGGTGGATTGAGTTTGAAACCGCCGGCATACATGGAAACAATGAAGGAAGATATGTCTGGTGCAGCAGCAGTAATTAGTACTATGCAGGCAATCGCAATTTTAAAACCAGATGTAAATGTTGTTGGTATTACGCCACTTTCGGAAAACTTACCGAGCGGATCTGCGACCAAGCCCGGTGATATTCTCAAATTTTATAATGGCAAAACTGCAGAGGTTAAAAATACTGATGCAGAGGGGCGTTTAGTTCTTGCTGATGCGCTTTCATATGCGGTTAAACATTGCAATCTTGATGCGATGATTGATATTGCAACATTAACTGGTGCTTGTGCGTATGCGCTCGGGCCATTTTTTACTGGTCTTATGAGTCAGCACGAAGATTTGATTGACAAAATTTGTGATTCTGCTGAACGTACGGGCGATCGTGTATGGGAATTGCCATTGCATGATGATTATAAACCGGCGATAAAATCACAGGTTGCAGATATTTCTAATGTTGGGAGTAAGCAGTATATGGCAGGTGCTATCACAGCAGGGCTTTTTTTGCAAAATTTTGTAGGTGACATGCCATGGGCACATTTAGATATTGCGGGAACTGCATTTAAT from Candidatus Dependentiae bacterium harbors:
- a CDS encoding leucyl aminopeptidase, with translation MMPITLSFKKLTDNNASCYALIIEQGSLEQTLKKHFKAGDRALVKALAEERDFVGNNGQLLLVPVMHNGKPITILLSGIGKKEGKEALNFERYRRVLGTIVRVAEKNKIGTVAIQLPVAKLFDMTDEDVTQQTATIVEMAGYHFDEFFTDDDRKIMTPKEVILVSDARNQKEIRTALDIGKVIAESVNKARYWIDLPPAKLTPVDLAKHAQKIAKETGLKITVFDEREVTQMGMGGLAGVSKGSERDCQLVILEYKTTKKNAKTIGFVGKGITFDSGGLSLKPPAYMETMKEDMSGAAAVISTMQAIAILKPDVNVVGITPLSENLPSGSATKPGDILKFYNGKTAEVKNTDAEGRLVLADALSYAVKHCNLDAMIDIATLTGACAYALGPFFTGLMSQHEDLIDKICDSAERTGDRVWELPLHDDYKPAIKSQVADISNVGSKQYMAGAITAGLFLQNFVGDMPWAHLDIAGTAFNVPDISYYRPEGATGVSVRLLIDLAMHWK